A window from Zingiber officinale cultivar Zhangliang chromosome 7A, Zo_v1.1, whole genome shotgun sequence encodes these proteins:
- the LOC122002204 gene encoding uncharacterized protein LOC122002204: MSGIPQVAAKENGGVPFPYPMLSPHNYTVWAIKTEAILDAQGVWEAVEPTEGAQVDIKKDKKVRAYILQCIHEDILLQIANKKMAKEVWDSLKTRYLDSDRVKKVHVQTLKSEFDALRIKETDTIDEFAGKLSTMSSKFSALGATLEDSSLVKKLLDSVPDKFFPIVGGIEQFHDLETIPFEETIGRLKAYEERTLRLRANTNNTEGELLLTHAEWQMRQKGGNVDTSSGAKGRGSNSPSHSKWRGRGRGHGRGRDRGRGTPSQDSAGGTSSNGRGTRDKSRIKCFNCEKMGHYASECYNKRRDDEAHLTCATDEEPTVMMTVSHEESDTRRERQDTILLSEDRLLPEMYRDINKGDKDV; encoded by the coding sequence ATGTCTGGCATCCCACAAGTTGCTGCGAAGGAGAACGGCGGAGTGCCATTTCCCTATCCGATGCTAAGCCCTCACAATTATACTGTGTGGGCAATAAAGACAGAGGCGATTCTTGATGCCCAGGGAGTCTGGGAGGCGGTGGAGCCAACGGAAGGAGCCCAAGTAGATATAAAGAAGGACAAAAAGGTGCGTGCATACATCTTGCAATGTATCCACGAAGACATCCTTCTCCAGATTGCTAACAAGAAGATGGCGAAGGAAGTCTGGGACAGCCTCAAGACGAGGTACCTTGATAGTGATCGAGTGAAGAAAGTACACGTACAAACGTTGAAGAGCGAGTTTGACGCCCTCCGGATTAAGGAGACCGACacgattgatgagtttgctggcaaactcaGTACTATGAGCAGCAAGTTCTCTGCCCTTGGTGCCACGCTTGAAGATTCATCTTTGGTAAAGAAGTTACTTGATTCTGTCCCTGATAAGTTTTTCCCTATTGTTGGCGGTATTGAGCAGTTTCACGATCTTGAGACGATACCATTTGAGGAGACTATTGGGCGACTGAAAGCGTACGAAGAACGAACACTACGTCTACGCGCCAACACCAACAACACTGAAGGTGAGCTCCTACTTACTCATGCCGAATGGCAAATGCGACAGAAGGGGGGCAACGTGGACACTTCGTCAGGAGCCAAGGGGCGTGGGTCCAACAGCCCTAGTCATAGCAAATGGCGTGGGCGTGGGCGTGGGCATGGGCGAGGGCGCGATCGTGGTCGTGGTACGCCGAGCCAAGACAGTGCAGGAGGCACTAGCAGCAACGGCAGAGGCACTCGTGACAAGAGTCGTATAAAGTGCTTCAATTGTGAGAAAATGGGTCATTATGCATCCGAATGCTACAACAAGCGTCGTGATgatgaggctcacctcacttgCGCCACCGATGAAGAGCCAACAGTGATGATGACTGTGTCCCACGAGGAGTCTGACACTAGGCGTGAGCGGCAGGATACCATTCTGCTCAGTGAAGATAGGTTGCTACCGGAGATGTACCGCGACATTAATAAAGGAGACAAAGACGTCTAG
- the LOC121999873 gene encoding uncharacterized protein LOC121999873, with amino-acid sequence MEWRKGYLDLVLVPLGLLFHISYNLWLIHKVRSQPLHTIIGINSAGRRLWVQAIIKDNEKKNILAVQTIRNTIMGSTLMATTSIVLCSGLAAVLSSTYSVKRPLYDSVFGAHGDFMVALKYVVLLLVFLFAFLCHSLSIRFVNQANFLINVPPAAAAASGAASIMTADYVADLLEKGFALNTVGNRLFYAALPLLLWIFGPVLVVFSSLTMVLILYNLDVVCEEGKVNSCEKKRNNNENEMECGV; translated from the exons ATGGAGTGGAGGAAGGGCTATCTCGATCTCGTGCTGGTGCCTTTAGGCCTCCTCTTTCACATATCCTACAACCTCTGGCTCATCCACAAAGTCCGTTCCCAGCCACTGCACACAATTATCGGCATCAACTCCGCCGGCCGCCGTCTCTGGGTGCAAGCCATCATAAAG GACAATGAGAAGAAGAACATATTGGCGGTGCAAACGATCCGGAACACGATCATGGGATCGACTTTAATGGCGACGACCTCGATCGTGCTATGCTCCGGCCTGGCCGCCGTCCTCAGCAGCACCTACTCCGTGAAGCGTCCGCTGTATGACTCCGTGTTCGGCGCCCACGGCGACTTCATGGTGGCGCTCAAGTACGTCGTCCTCCTCCTCGTGTTCCTCTTCGCCTTCCTCTGCCACTCCCTCTCCATCCGCTTTGTCAACCAGGCCAACTTCCTCATCAACGTGCCCCCCGCAGCGGCTGCGGCCAGCGGCGCGGCCTCAATCATGACCGCCGACTACGTCGCCGACCTCCTCGAGAAGGGGTTCGCGCTCAACACCGTGGGCAACCGCCTCTTCTACGCGGCGCTGCCGCTGCTGCTCTGGATTTTCGGGCCGGTGCTCGTGGTGTTCTCGTCGCTCACCATGGTGCTGATTTTGTACAACCTCGACGTGGTGTGCGAGGAAGGGAAAGTCAATAGTTGCGAGAAGAAGAGGAATAACAATGAGAATGAAATGGAGTGCGGCGTGTAG